One region of Solanum pennellii chromosome 6, SPENNV200 genomic DNA includes:
- the LOC107021537 gene encoding ataxin-7-like protein 3 — MSASNEDNISQPQLSAHVFDELLDSIITDVASECHRVAKLGLDRNLEEEEEELRLSAQARATVADPSNSSETNGKYVVDIFGQTHPPVATEIFECMNCGRSIMAGRFAPHLEKCMGKGRKARLKATRSSTAQNRYTRGSSASTYSPYSTPTSTSRLPNGSSGVSGHEYSNGSLEDL; from the exons ATGTCGGCATCAAATGAGGATAACATCTCTCAACCACAA TTGTCAGCTCATGTTTTTGATGAGCTTCTTGATTCCATCATTACTGATGTTGCATCTGAGTGTCACCGCGTAGCAAAACTAGGCCTTGATCGTAATTtagaagaagaggaggaagaaCTTCGGTTGTCTGCACAAGCCCGGGCAACAGTAGCTGATCCTAGCAACAGTAGTGAAACAAATGGCAAATACGTCGTAGATATATTTGGCCAAACCCATCCTCCTGTTGCAACTGAAATATTTGAATGTATGAATTGTGGCCGATCTATCATGGCTGGGCGATTTGCTCCTCACTTGGAGAAATGCATGGGAAag GGGAGGAAGGCCCGTCTTAAGGCAACAAGAAGTAGCACTGCTCAGAACCGATATACGCGAGGCAGTTCTGCTTCAACCTACTCCCCTTATTCAACTCCCACCAGCACGAGTCGATTACCAAATGGAAGTTCTGGTGTTTCAGGCCATGAATACTCAAATGGCTCCTTAGAAGACTTGTGA
- the LOC114077646 gene encoding transcription factor VIP1-like — protein MDEKRKRSYESDLDLCSKTPTQNELINNVQTLEEAMNSELKHGQVDPNVDWKKMKRIMSNRLSAQRSRNKKIEYTAELEKKVKELEHTIAWAGSEIENAKDNKKKLMLENEMLQEQMDIVTHKSNSSIAQTEELKVELKRLKELAKSQKIEGQSSNFCESEVDMDQYLNFDTMNFYPHQD, from the exons ATGGATGAGAAACGAAAAAGATCTTATGAGTCTGATTTGGATTTGTGCTCGAAAACTCCaactcaaaatgaactaattaataatGTTCAAACATTGGAAGAAGCAATGAATTCTGAACTCAAGCATGGTCAAGTAGATCCTAACGTAGAttggaagaaaatgaaaag AATCATGTCAAATCGACTATCAGCACAAAGATCCAGGAACAAAAAGATAGAATACACAGCTGAATTGGAAAAGAAAGTCAAAGAATTAGAG CATACAATAGCTTGGGCGGGATCAGAAATAGAAAATgctaaagataataaaaagaAGTTGATGCTGGAGAACGAAATGTTGCAAGAACAAATGGATATTGTCACTCACAAATCTAATTCAAGCATTG CACAAACTGAAGAGTTGAAAGTTGAGTTGAAAAGGCTTAAGGAACTTGCAAAGAGTCAAAAGATTGAAGGACAAAGTTCCAACTTTTGTGAGTCAGAAGTAGACATGGATCAGTATCTCAACTTTGATACCATGAACTTTTACCCAcaccaggattga